The following coding sequences lie in one Serinus canaria isolate serCan28SL12 chromosome 12, serCan2020, whole genome shotgun sequence genomic window:
- the COL7A1 gene encoding collagen alpha-1(VII) chain isoform X2, giving the protein MSSQLLLLAVLPALLRPPAAMAQKRSQAVCEDVLEADIAFLVDGSSSIGRNNFRAVRTFMEELVGPFVQVVGEKAVRFAMAQYSDDPRVEFSFSQHTDGTSVRRAIQQLSYKGGNTRTGAGFRYIADNFFGPTQRRPGVPQICILITDGKSQDDAEGPAAKLKSQGIKVFAVGIKNADRKELIRVASMPTDAFFFYVGDFKLLDTLLPLITRRVCTTVGGTLRLLDGPSHTGPSNLEVLERGLDHLRIRWRAASGPITGYRVQYVPLTGLGQPIMAERQEVSVGPRETNTVLRGLRVGTEYQVTVTAQYANSIGESVSGRARTQSRAGSVLDFRVVETGPTFLRLAWQPGPEPPQGYSLSYAVQGAPQREEKSLTASAQSATLSNLQPDTEYMVMLQPHYAQQPAVPATLTARTRHLVGVQHLTVHNVSAQSMLLAWQPVSGATGYRLSWATRTGQVSHRVDLDAGQRSHALVGLQPNTDYVVTVAPLFRQLEGPTATVRQRTEAGTDQTLQTNILGPTSIQVLWTSARDARGYRLEWKRATGPEPPRTVSLPSSTNTYQLTGLKPGTEYRITLYTLYDGGEVATPVTTFQTGVEVPMGAVSDLRLVEESGRWVRLSWTGVPGATEYKVVVRNSQDGTERTRRIPGSQTGLELGDLREGIPYLVRVSALAGGREGSAATLTVRLKYPEVGSISDLRVMEAGPSQLRVTWRGLPGAGGYLLTWQGSDGLKKSRFLPADPTTFTIDGLHANIVYTVSVSAIVDGREGSPVTATGRIVPEQVGKVTQLEVQASRSNVARVTWVGVPGATAYRVVWSRRDGGSENSRRVPGHTNSFDIPNLEGGVSYTVKVTALIGNREGNPVSIVVTTPEAVPLRPVSGFQVTEASEHRLLLTWLPVAGSTGYRLFWRLAEGGPQHSQQLPATSSSYALSGLEPGRHYHISITSLAGSRESEPATITAITTAPSRITSLRVTEVQRDSVTLTWTPVPGASGYVLSWSPPAAGGEKGRTLPSTASSQQVSGLRLGQRYTFTLRPLLGSTPGAEVSISERTVCRDALGDVVFLVHGTRNSSSGANAVRTLLSNTVSALGRLGPEGTQVALATYSYRSLPWLLLNRSSDLPTVLEQIRAMRYEEPSGNAIGAAMTFARTYLLSPGAGRRPGVPAVLVVLADGPSGDDAITVARDVKAGGVQVLAVGMEGADREQLRRMVTSEDPRYIYHGSDLAELEGDLTDDLCTIISTRPAPKPKPCTVKCPKGEKGDRGEAGLQGRMGPPGLPGQPGRHGLPGSPGPPGPQGPPGESAEGPGKKGDRGFPGADGVPGSPGRPGNPGSPGQPGIQGIPGPRGDPGLRGPMGLPGPKGEKGEPGEPRVITDGEQGLPGQKGEPGVPGRPGSPGIPGPRGPLGDPGPPGPLGPMGLPGPPGEFVKGEKGDRGERGPPGFADGAVPRGDPGPPGLPGDPGPRGPAGPPGLKGEKGDGTEGFPGPPGRPGDPGDRGPRGPPGEQGRKGDRGAPGELGETGEKGDRGVPGPEGEKGEMGAPGHPGPSGREGAPGPTGPRGEKGDPGPPGRPAPSVEGVGEKGDRGFPGPEGPPGPKGNTGDKGARGPPGLSIPGPAGPKGEQGDRGIVGLTGRSGPKGDPGEPGEKGEPGRAGAPGQMGPRGKEGERGEKGDEGTPGEAGLPGKPGDRGPRGLPGYRGPPGEKGDLGDPGPEGRNGSPGAPGSKGDRGDPGLPGPPGRTVDVGLGGVGGKGEKGDPGDPGEDGAKGARGDAGSPGVPGERGVEGPRGPPGTRGDPGDRGLPGEKGDRGPPGLDGRNGLEGKPGPPGPAGLRGDPGKQGDPGRDGLPGLRGEQGPPGPVGPLGPPGVPGKPGEDGKPGLNGKNGEDGTPGEDGRKGDKGDTGLPGREGRSGAKGEQGDRGVPGPLGPPGLPGVPGQVGPPGQGSPGLRGVAGPKGDPGEPGLRGEPGRPGSPGARGDPGTTVNIERSLEALGIKVSSLKELTGAYDGSSDSFPPAVERLRGQKGSRGDPGERGPPGREGSLGFPGERGPKGDKGDPGTPGPQGPMGRAVGERGPEGPPGQPGEPGKPGIPGVPGRAGELGESGRSGEKGDRGEKGDRGEQGRDGLPGPPGPPGPKVDVVEGSLMGLPGERGPIGPKGAKGEPGAEGERGPKGDKGEGGLRGDRGEPGEKGRDGSPGLPGERGLAGPEGKPGLPGFPGVLGRPGNQGDPGPPGPPGSAGPPGTQGPAGAKGDPGEPGSSIRGLPGPQGNMGLPGPLGPPGPGGPPGVPGLPGQVGESGKPGVPGRDGVPGKDGEAGVPGKMGLPGPSGPAGPKGEPGDAGAPGQAIIGPPGAKGEKGEPALLEGVLLGEPGSKGDRGLPGPKGDKGEPGKFGEPGDPGEDGAKGSSGAKGEKGSVGVGARGPPGQDGPPGLKGDTGLPGLPGPPGLAGPAGMPGQPGLRGDNGQPGPPGPPGERGLIGFPGRDGTAGPPGPVGPPGPAGIQGPPGLKGDKGAPGAGLPGARGERGDPGPRGEDGRPGPEGDRGPAGLPGNRGERGDKGDIGAPGPKGDKGDTVVVEGPPGARGSKGEPGERGLKGTEGDKGDKGEQGMLGEKGTRGEQGEKGSMGFPGARGPSGQKGEVGAPGEPGEPGQPGRDGIPGARGDKGDMGPLGMRGLKGDRGMKGACGLNGEKGDKGEPGIPGRSGLPGRKGEPGELGLSGPPGIPGKEGLMGPKGDRGFDGQQGAKGDQGEKGDRGAPGVMGGPGPRGSDGAPGPPGPSGSVGPRGPEGMQGQKGERGPPGQSVPGARGMPGIPGERGEQGSPGTHGLRGEKGEPGMTEEEIRAFVRQEMSQHCACGGHFPRHQDSREHSGCSSSFLSPCPTHVAQKEPWHPGWGAQARSSFHSAQGAGRIVRQENEHDQTGSFSTQPFLAGSAHVVPVLKLSHTEEDEGQDRQITLDDDDLAYDMDGEEDDYEEVPEMDSVEQPTVDAEPCRLPLDEGSCQRYTLRWYYNQRARECRPFVYSGCQGNPNRFHSKEECELHCGQHPGADSRGSAGSTEGGQPKV; this is encoded by the exons ATGAGCAGCcaactcctgctcctggctgtgctcccgGCGCTCCTGCGTCCTCCAGCTGCCATGGCACAGAAGAGGAGCCAAG CAGTGTGTGAGGATGTGCTGGAGGCTGACATCGCCTTCCTGGTGGATGGCTCATCCAGCATCGGAAGGAACAACTTCCGTGCTGTCCGCACCTTCATGGAGGAGCTGGTGGGGCCGTTTGTGCAGGTGGTGGGTGAGAAGGCAGTGCGCTTTGCCATGGCACAGTACAGTGATGACCCAAG GGTGGAGTTCTCATTCTCCCAGCACACTGATGGCACAAGTGTCCGGAGGGCCATCCAGCAGCTGAGCTACAAAGGTGGCAACACACGCACAGGTGCTGGCTTCCGCTACATTGCTGACAACTTCTTCGGCCCCACGCAGCGCCGGCCTGGGGTCCCCCAG atCTGCATTCTCATCACGGATGGCAAGTCCCAGGATGATGCTGAGGGGCCAGCAGCGAAGCTGAAGAGCCAGGGCATCAAGGTCTTTGCCGTGG GTATTAAAAATGCTGACCGCAAGGAGCTGATCCGTGTGGCCTCAATGCCTACTGATGCCTTCTTCTTCTACGTCGGTGATTTCAAGCTGCTGGACACGCTGCTGCCACTGATAACGCGAAGGGTGTGCACCACTGTTGGGGGCACCCTGCGCCTGCTGG ATGGGCCAAGCCACACTGGCCCCTCCAACCTGGAGGTCCTGGAGCGGGGCCTTGACCATCTGCGGATCCgctggagagcagccagtgGTCCCATCACTGGCTACCGGGTGCAGTATGTGCCACTGACAGGGCTAGGGCAGCCCATCAtggcagagaggcaggag gtgagcgTGGGGCCACGGGAGACAAACACTGTGCTACGGGGACTGCGTGTTGGGACAGAGTACCAGgtcactgtcactgcccagTATGCCAACAGCATCGGCGAGTCAGTGTCTGGCCGAGCACGAACCC AAAGCCGTGCTGGCTCCGTGCTGGATTTTCGCGTGGTGGAGACTGGACCAACCTTTCTGCGGCTGGCCTGGCAGCCTGGCCCCGAGCCCCCCCAGGGCTACAGCCTCAGCTATGCTGTGCAAG GAGCACCtcaaagagaggagaagagcCTGACAGCCAGTGCACAGTCAGCCACACTCAGCAACCTGCAGCCTGATACTGAGTACATGGTGATGCTCCAGCCCCACTAtgcacagcagcctgctgtCCCCGCCACCCTCACCGCCCGGACAC GGCACCTGGTGGGCGTGCAGCACTTGACTGTCCACAACGTGTCAGCACAGAGcatgctgctggcctggcagccTGTCAGTGGTGCGACCGGCTACCGGCTCTCCTGGGCAACCCGCACAG GGCAGGTCAGCCACAGGGTGGACCTGGATGCCGGGCAGAGGTCACATGCATtggtggggctgcagcccaACACCGACTATGTGGTGACGGTGGCCCCACTCTTCAGGCAGCTGGAGGGGCCCACAGCCACTGTGCGGCAGAGGACAG AGGCAGGTACAGACCAGACGCTGCAGACCAACATCCTGGGCCCCACATCCATCCAAGTGCTCTGGACCAGTGCCCGTGATGCTCGTGGCTACCGTCTGGAGTGGAAGAGAGCCACAG gaCCAGAGCCCCCCAGAACAGTgtctctccccagcagcaccaatACTTACCAGCTGACGGGGCTGAAGCCAGGCACTGAGTACCGCATCACCCTCTACACGCTCTATGATGGCGGGGAGGTGGCTACCCCTGTCACCACCTTTCAGAcag GCGTGGAGGTACCCATGGGTGCTGTGTCAGACCTGCGGCTTGTTGAGGAATCGGGCAGGTGGGTACGGCTGAGCTGGACCGGTGTCCCTGGTGCCACCGAGTACAAAGTGGTGGTGCGCAACAGCCAGG ATGGCACGGAGAGGACGAGGCGCATCCCAGGCAGCCAGACGGGGTTGGAGCTCGGTGACCTCCGGGAGGGCATCCCCTACCTGGTGCGTGTCTCAGCACTGGCAGGCGGCCgggagggcagtgctgccacGCTTACTGTCCGCCTCA AGTATCCAGAGGTGGGCAGCATTTCGGATCTGCGGGTGATGGAAGCCGGTCCCAGCCAGCTGCGGGTCACCTGGAGAGGGCTACCAGGTGCTGGGGGCTACCTGCTGACGTGGCAAGGCAGTGACG GTCTGAAGAAATCTCGCTTCCTCCCTGCTGACCCCACCACCTTCACCATTGATGGGCTGCATGCTAACATCGTCTACACCGTCAGTGTCTCAGCCATTGTGGATGGCCGTGAGGGCAGCCCTGTCACTGCCACAGGACGAATAG tgccagagcaggtggggAAGGTGACCCAGCTGGAGGTGCAGGCATCCAGGAGCAATGTTGCCCGTGTCACTTGGGTCGGTGTGCCGGGAGCCACTGCCTACCGTGTGGTGTGGAGCCGCAGGGATG GGGGTTCAGAGAATAGCCGGCGAGTTCCTGGCCACACCAACTCCTTTGACATCCCTAACCTGGAGGGAGGCGTCTCCTACACTGTGAAGGTGACGGCACTCATTGGCAACCGGGAAGGCAACCCTGTCTCCATTGTCGTCACCACCC cGGAGGCAGTCCCCCTACGCCCTGTCAGCGGCTTCCAGGTGACCGAGGCCTCGGAGCACCGCCTGCTCCTGACCTGGCTGCCAgtggctggcagcactgggtACCGTCTGTTCTGGCGCTTGGCTGAAG gggggCCCCAGCAtagccagcagctcccagccacctCCAGCTCTTATGCTCTGTCGGGACTGGAACCGGGCCGGCACTACCACATCAGCAtcaccagcctggctggcagccGGGAGAGCGAGCCAGCCACCATCACTGCCATCACCA CTGCCCCAAGCCGCATCACCAGCCTGCGGGTAACAGAAGTGCAGAGGGATTCGGTGACTCTCACCTGGACTCCAGTCCCTGGTGCCTCTGGCTATGTCCTCTCCTGGAGCCCGCCTGCAG CTGGTGGGGAGAAGGGGCGGAcgctgcccagcactgccagctcccagcaggtcTCTGGGCTGCGCCTGGGCCAGCGCTACACCTTCACCCTCCGGCCACTCCTGGGGAGCACACCGGGTGCCGAGGTGTCCATCAGTGAGCGCACAG TCTGCAGGGATGCCCTCGGTGACGTGGTCTTTCTAGTACACGGCACCCGCAACAGCTCCTCTGGTGCCAACGCTGTCCGCACCCTCCTCTCCAACACCGTGTCTGCCCTGGGGCGCCTGGGCCCTGAGGGCACACAG GTGGCCCTGGCCACATACAGCTACCGCAGCCtaccctggctgctcctcaaCCGCTCCAGTGACCTGCCCACCGTGCTGGAGCAGATCCGTGCCATGCGCTACGAGGAGCCCAGCGGCAACGCCATCG GGGCAGCCATGACCTTTGCCAGGACCTACCTGCTGAGTCCTGGTGCAGGGCGCCGTCCTGgggtgccagcagtgctggtggtTCTGGCTGATGGCCCCTCTGGGGATGATGCCATCACTGTGGCCAGAGATGTCAAGGCTGGGG GGGTccaggtgctggcagtgggCATGGAGGGGGCAGACCGGGAGCAGCTCCGGCGCATGGTCACCAGTGAGGACCCACGGTACATCTACCATGGCAGTGAccttgcagagctggagggagacCTCACTGATGACCTCTGCACCATCATCTCCACCAGG CCAGCACCAAAGCCAAAGCCCTGCACTGTGAAGTGCCCCAAG GGCGAGAAGGGAGACCGCGGTGAGGCA GGACTGCAAGGACGTATGGGACCACCAGGTCTCCCTGGGCAGCCG GGTCGCCACGGGCTTCCTGGCTCTCCAGGACCACCAGGGCCACAGGGTCCACCAGGAGAGAGTGCTGAGGGTCCGGGCAAGAAGGGGGACAGG ggatTTCCTGGAGCCGATGGAGTACCAGGGAGCCCTGGACGCCCTGGGAATCCTGGATCACCTGGGCAGCCA GGCATCCAGGGCATCCCTGGTCCTCGAGGGGATCCT GGTTTGCGTGGGCCCATGGGACTCCCTGGCCCAAAGGGGGAGAAAGGTGAACCG ggagagcccagggtgatcacagatggagagcaggggctgccaggccAGAAAGGGGAGCCAGGTGTGCCG GGCCGCCCCGGCTCACCTGGAATCCCTGGCCCACGGGGGCCTCTTGGTGATCCAGGCCCCCCTGGTCCACTTGGACCCATGGGGCTACCGGGACCTCCTGGAGAGTTTGTGAAG GGAGAGAAGGGTGACCGAGGGGAAAGG GGCCCCCCTGGATTTGCAGATGGGGCAGTACCTCGAGGGGACCCTGGACCCCCA GGCCTCCCTGGGGACCCTGGGCCTCGGGGACCTGCTGGGCCCCCTGGGCTGAAGGGAGAGAAG GGTGATGGCACAGAAGGTTTCCCAGGGCCACCTGGCCGTCCCGGGGACCCAGGAGACAGG ggtcCTCGGGGACCaccaggggagcagggcaggaag GGAGACCGTGGTGCACCGGGCGAGCTGGGAGAGACAGGCGAGAAG ggagacCGTGGTGTGCCAGGCCCAGAGGGTGAGAAG ggtGAGATGGGAGCCCCAGGGCACCCGGGGCCATCAGGCAGAGAG GGAGCTCCAGGACCTACAGGCCCCCGGGGAGAGAAG ggcgATCCAGGACCACCTGGCAGGCCA GCTCCCAGTGTGGAGGGTGTTGGAGAGAAG GGTGACAGAGGTTTCCCAGGACCAGAAGGACCTCCTGGCCCCAAGGGTAACACAGGAGATAAAGGTGCCCGT GGTCCCCCTGgcctgagcatccctgggccAGCTGGCCCCAAAGGCGAGCAGGGCGATCGG GGCATCGTTGGCCTCACAGGCAGGAGCGGCCCAAAG GGTGACCCAGGAGAGCCAGGGGAGAAGGGGGAGCCGGGCCGAGCGGGCGCCCCTGGGCAGATGGGGCCGCGAGGCAAGGAG GGAGAGCGAGGAGAGAAAGGTGACGAAGGCACCCCG GGAGAAGCAGGCCTGCCTGGCAAACCTGGAGACAGGGGTCCCCGG GGCCTTCCTGGCTACCGTGGCCCCCCCGGGGAGAAGGGTGACTTGGGGGACCCAGGACCTGAAGGCAGGAAT ggcagccctggagcaccaggGAGCAAGGGTGACCGTGGGGACCCA GGGCTTCCTGGACCCCCAGGACGAACT GTCGATGTTGGGCTCGGAGGAGTGGGGGGAAAGGGTGAGAAG GGGGACCCTGGGGACCCGGGTGAGGATGGCGCCAAGGGTGCCCGGGGTGATGCTGGCTCCCCTGGAGTGCCTGGAGAGAGG GGTGTGGAGGGCCCCCGTGGCCCCCCTGGCACACGG GGTGACCCTGGGGACCGAGGCCTGCCGGGAGAGAAG GGGGACCGTGGCCCGCCAGGGCTGGATGGCCGCAATGGGCTGGAAGGCAAACCCGGGCCCCCAGGGCCTGCTGGGCTGAGG GGGGacccagggaagcagggagatCCTGGCCGGGAT gggctgcctgggctgcgGGGGGAGCAGGGACCACCTGGCCCCGTGGGTCCCCTGGGACCGCCTGGTGTGCCT gGCAAACCCGGTGAGGATGGCAAACCCGGCCTGAATGGCAAGAAT GGAGAAGATGGGACACCAGGAGAGGATGGGAGAAAG GGAGACAAAGGTGATACAGGACTACCTGGGAGAGAG GGCCGCAGCGGTGCCAAGGGCGAGCAGGGGGACAGAGGTGTGCCAGGCCCCCTCGGCCCCCCTGGCCTCCCCGGCGTCCCAGGGCAGGTTGGCCCCCCTGGCCAG GGCTCCCCAGGCCTCCGTGGGGTGGCTGGGCCCAAG gGGGACCCAGGGGAGCCTGGACTGCGAGGGGAGCCG GGGCGacctggcagccctggagcacgTGGAGACCCTGGGACTACAGTG AACATTGAACGTAGCCTGGAAGCACTTGGCATCAAG GTTTCATCCCTGAAGGAGCTCACGGGTGCCTATGATGGGAGCTCAGACTCGTTTCCGCCGGCGGTCGAGCGGCTGCGGGGCCAGAAGGGCAGTCGGGGGGATCCAGGAGAAAGGGGGCCCCCGGGCCGAGAG gGCTCCTTAGGCTTCCCTGGCGAGCGAGGACCCAAAGGTGACAAGGGAGACCCAGGTACCCCCGGCCCCCAGGGCCCCATGGGCCGGGCCGTGGGTGAGCGGGGTCCCGAGGGCCCgcctgggcagccaggggagCCTGGCAAGCCAGGCATTCCTGGGgtgccgggccgggctggggagctgggggaatCCGGGAGGTCCGGCGAGAAG GGCGACCGAGGCGAGAAGGGTGACCGAGGTGAGCAG GGAAGGGATGGCTTGCCTGGACCCCCAGGGCCCCCAGGGCCCAAG GTGGACGTGGTGGAGGGCAGCCTGATGGGCCTCCCAGGAGAGCGTGGCCCCATCGGACCCAAAGGAGCCAAG GGTGAGCCTGGAGCTGAGGGCGAGCGAGGACCCAAAGGAGACAAG GGTGAAGGTGGCTTGAGGGGTGACCGAGGGGAGCCTGGCGAGAAGGGCAGGGACGGCAGCCCG GGCCTCCCGGGTGAGAGAGGGCTGGCAGGCCCTGAGGGGAAGCCG GGCTTGCCAGGCTTTCCTGGCGTGCTGGGACGCCCG GGCAATCAGGGAGAcccaggacccccaggaccTCCG ggcagtgctggccccCCAGGGACCCAGGGCCCAGCTGGTGCCAAG GGTGATCCAGGGGAACCTGGCTCCAGCATCCGT GGCTTGCCTGGCCCCCAGGGCAACATGGGCCTGCCAGGACCCCTTGGGCCCCCTGGCCCAGGG GGCCCGCCGGGGGTCCCCGGGCTGCCAGGACAAGTG GGGGAGAGCGGGAAGCCAGGCGTGCCAGGCAGGGACGGTGTGCCAGGGAAGGACGGTGAGGCAGGAGTGCCTGGGAAGATG GGCTTACCGGGACCTTCGGGGCCTGCTGGTCCCAAGGGAGAGCCAGGGGATgctggagccccagggcag GCCATCATCGGCCCCCCTGGAGCCAAGGGAGAGAAG GGTGAGCCGGCGCTGCTGGAGggtgtgctgctgggagagccc GGCTCCAAGGGTGACCGAGGCTTGCCAGGCCCCAAGGGTGACAAG GGGGAGCCAGGAAAGTTTGGAGAGCCAGGAGATCCTGGGGAAGAT GGAGCCAAGGGGTCCTCTGGAGCCAAAGGGGAGAAG GGATCAGTGGGTGTCGGTGCACGGGGACCACCAGGACAGGATGGGCCTCCGGGTCTGAAG GGTGACACTGGCTTGCCAGGATTACCAGGACCCCCAGGCTTGGCAGGCCCTGCTGGGATGCCAGGACAGCCAGGCCTGAGAGGGGACAATGGACAGCCTGGCCCTCCAGGTCCCCCAGGAGAGAGG GGTTTGATTGGCtttccaggcagggatggcaccgCTGGACCACCAGGACCTGTGGGGCCCCCAGGGCCGGCC GGCATACAAGGGCCCCCTGGCCTGAAGGGTGACAAG GGTGCTCCGGGAGCCgggctgccaggagccaggggtGAACGTGGTGACCCAGGACCACGG GGTGAGGATGGGCGCCCAGGGCCAGAAGGGGATCGTGGGCCAGCA GGCTTGCCTGGGAACCGTGGGGAGCGTGGGGACAAG GGAGACATTGGGGCCCCAGGACCCAAAGGAGACAAG GGTGATACTGTGGTGGTGGAGGGGCCGCCAGGAGCACGGGGCAGCAAGGGGGAGCCG GGAGAGCGTGGCCTGAAGGGCACAGAAGGGGACAAGGGGGACAAGGGGGAGCAAGGCATGCTCGGAGAGAAG GGCACGAGGGGTGAACAAGGAGAGAAGGGCTCCATGGGCTTCCCTGGGGCACGTGGCCCTAGTGGGCAGAAG GGAGAGGTtggagcaccaggagagccTGGCGAGCCG GGCCAGCCTGGCCGTGATGGCATCCCCGGGGCCCGGGGGGACAAGGGGGACATGGGACCCCTGGGCATGCGTGGCCTCAAG GGTGACCGGGGCATGAAAGGTGCCTGTGGCCTCAATGGGGAAAAGGGTGACAAG GGAGAGCCAGGGATCCCAGGGCGCTCGGGACTgccagggaggaaaggagagcCG GGAGAACTGGGTCTGTCAGGACCACCAGGCATTCCTGGAAAGGAAGGGCTCATGGGACCCAAG GGTGACCGGGGATTtgatgggcagcagggagccaaAGGAGACCAGGGGGAGAAAGGAGACCGG ggTGCCCCGGGTGTTATGGGTGGCCCTGGTCCCCGGGGCAGTGACGGTGCTCCTGGCCCCCCTGGGCCCTCAGGGAGCGTTGGCCCACGAGGTCCTGAGGGCATGCAGGGCCAGAAG GGGGAGAGAGGCCCCCCTGGACAGTCAGTGCCCGGTGCACGTGGCATGCCTGGCATCCCTGGTGAGAGAGGAGAGCAG ggcagtcCTGGCACCCACGGGCTCCGTGGGGAGAAGGGGGAGCCAGGCATGACG gaggaggagatcCGTGCCTTCGTCAGGCAGGAGATGAGCCAGCACTGTG CCTGTGGTGGCCACTTCCCACGGCACCAGGACTCGCGTGAGCACTCAGGTTGCAGCTCTTCCTTCCTatccccctgccccacacatGTGGCACAAAaggagccctggcacccag GCTGGGGGgctcaggccaggagcagcttccactctgcccagggagcaggaagAATCGTCCGCCAGGAGAATGAGCATGACCAAACAG GGTCCTTCTCCACTCAGCCGTTCCTTGCTGGCAGCGCTCACGTAGTCCCTGTGCTCAAGTTGTCACACACTGAGGAGGATGAGG ggcaggacaggcagaTCACGCTCGACGACGATGACCTCGCGTATGACATGGATGGAGAGGAGGATGACTACGAGGAGGTCCCAGAGATGGACAGTGTGGAGCAGCCCACAGTGGATG CCGAGCCCTGCAGGCTGCCGCTGGACGAGGGGAGCTGCCAGCGCTACACCCTGCGCTGGTACTACAACCAAAGAGCCCGCGAGTGCCGGCCCTTCGTCTACAGCGGCTGCCAGGGCAACCCCAACCGCTTCCACAGCAAGGAGGAGTGTGAGCTGCACTGCGGGCAGCACCCCGGGGCAG ATTCCCGcggcagtgctggcagcacgGAGGGAGGGCAGCCAAAGGTGTAG